attatttgctgcaatccttctgaaagtttcactcttcggcaccactaccttcttccacctgtcatgcaacctaaaaagttctttacgtacctcctcataggtcctttcaggccacccagacctacgtaattggtgagccaactcattcattatggtgtcactaccggtgagttcgtcccatggaactatcctattatccatcctgaaatcggtagctagcctcagaagagtcctgctcatcccagggtgaaaactacgatcgaaaggataatgggacatctcaactacactacactgcaatgcttatccacctccgtctgaagggggttttataggtagagaggagaaaatggcgggaaagaacgactgcggtatggcgggaaagggttggcgggaaatggtggcgggaaacgggtggcgggaaatagttggcgcgaacatatggcgggaaagggttgtgCGGAATACGTCATAGTTTTACAAAAAAAACCAGGGATCATTCGAAAAAAAAATGGTGGCATgcaccagtcggcccacagcaggccaatTAGTCCTTGTCGGCCCACTGCAGGCCTATCGGCCAACTGCAGGCCAACTGGACCCTGTCGgccaactgcaggccgactggactTGATCTGGTGGCCGACAGCCCAATCGGCCAGCAGCAAGCAGATGGGCCACCAGTCGGCCTACTGTGGGCTGACTAGGCTCAGTCagcctgcagcgggccgacggtgtattatttttgaaaattattttttcagcgtaatatttctgtaatttaataaaaaaatgtattatttaaaaaaattagccATTGTGCCGCTGGGTTTGGGTGGTTCGAGTCGAGTGTGATAAGAGAGGCCAAAATGGAGGTGGAAACAGAGAGGGCGGCTGCGGCAATGCCGATTTTTCTGTCGTTCCGGAGGAGCTCCTTGGATCATCGGCGGATCGGCCATACGTGCTAAGCCAGCGGCGTCTTCTCTTTCTCGTCTGATCCCGTGATTTTTTGGCGAAGGTTGCCCGTCTTCCCGGAAGGGCTGGGACGTGGGAGGGAGCGACGGCCTGTGATGTAAACGAGAGAAGTGACGTTGGAAGCAGGGGAGCAACGGGCCTGCGGGAATCGTCCGGGGAATTTGCAGGGAAACCTGATTCGCGAGAGCCCGGCTGGATTAAGATTTAAGAGGCCTCGATTTAGCTGACAGCGCTGAACTTAGGCTTCAATTTGACAAGTAGGAAACTGAAAAGGTCTCATTGCTTGATTTACCCGCTGATGCTGCTGCGAAACGTGTCATCACATCGCTGCCATCGGCGTTTTTGGGTGCcaaaaaaaaaaattaaaaaaaatcctagAGTGCATTGCGAGTGAAGGGACTTCCATTTTTAAAATTCACCCGTACAAATTCTAAACTGGATCCCTGTGATGGCGCTAGAAAAGAATTCTGAACTGAAGGGAAATGATGTTACCTTGAAAATTCTGAACTGAATCCATGTCGTTGCTGTAGTTTTTGCTGTTTTCTGTGTGCTGCCAACAGTCCGTTGCTACAACTGTGAGGTCAAATGGAATTTGCGCCTTTACAAACTCTGTGCAAAAACAGAGATAAATCAGTGAGCATCCAATTTTACAGAAAATAATCCCAGCCTATAAATATCAGTCTGCCAGAGAGTATCAAGAACGGGCTAAACACGGGCTGCTGCAAAGCCAACGGACAAACACAACATTTCTTCTAACTGTAAAAAACTGGCACCTATTTCCCTTGACCTCACTGTTCTAGCAGCAGACGGAAAACAACAAGCAGTGGACCAACATGCGGACTACTCGCTAAGAAATAAACTCAAATTAATtgatgaggcaaatcttttgcccccgttttgaaaaaaaaaaatgCGCAGCGGCAGGACCTTTTCAGTTAAGGACACAGAAGGGAAAAAAAGTCAAGAGTGAAGCAACCACAACACAAGTTCCTATTCACTTAGCCAGATAGCATATTTATCTACGTCTCGATTACTCGGTAGCTTTCACAcaggaagaaaaacaaaaagatAGACTACAACTAGATGATACCAGCTTCTCAGCAACCTCAGGAAGATAAGCAGAACCCGGTGACACAGAACAATCAATGATGATCATTCTCACTGAGTACTAGTAAGTAACATCACGCTAATTCTCTCTCCGTTACTCTGCACTCTGAATCAGATTCCATCGAGGAGCCAAACAGTGTTTCCAAGGCCGTAGTAGTGAGAAAATATATCCCTGCAAACCTCAGGCAATCGCTGATCCTTTTTCCTCGTCGACATGAGCGCCTGCAGGTTGACATGATGATATAAGAAACAGAACCGTAGCCTAACGTAGAATAGAACAAACAAAAGGAGAAGGAGAGTCATATTGTGCAGATTTGTAGTACATACCAGCGTGGATCGTTGTGTTTTGGGTCAAGCTGCACGGAGAGATTTTCCAGCAGCCCAACGTTTGGCGAAACTAAACTGTCGTAAATGGTGTTGTTCTTTTCTTGCTCGGCAATAGCAGTGTACAGCTCCTCTTTCATCTTCTTGATTTGCCCCTCGTTTTCACTGGCGAGGCCCTGCAGCAGCACTCGCAGATTTGTTTTTGATGAGTTTGTGTTATTAAACATTGGATACTAATAAGAATGGGGATTCCTTTGTGAAAATCATGGAAGAAAATATTTAGAATGTCTGAAAGTCTGAAATCATGCCCTCTTTTTTAAATGAAACGGGCTCTTTTatataccgtgttaaaaaaagaagaagaaaattcaGAGCATGGGTGTTTGAATCCCTTAGAAAACAAATCATGATATGTTGACCAAATTATGCTTGTATTTCACTATTTTTTTCTTCAAATTATGCTTGTTTGCTTCCCTCACGAAACAGTCAAGATGTGTTGGATAAGTATATGTGCGTTTTTTGCTGGTTAATCAAGAAAGAGAGACCTTTGTGTTGCTGCGGGAGGCGGTGGAGAAGGGAGACGCGCGAGGAGAAGAGAGTGCTATATCGGCGACCTCAAAATATGTTATTAGCGTGCCATATCgcgctatagcgtgctattagcgaGACATTGTACATCGATATATTTAGTGAGGCAATTCTCAATACGctatagcgcgctatttttttcaGTGAGAGAGAGGCGTGCCGCTGTGGACGAGCCTCCGCCGCTGCTCCTCCTCAACAGCCGCCCACGTTCGCCGCAGTGCGCGGCCTCCGACGGCCCTCCTCGCCGCGTACCGAAGCGCCGCCGACATCGCCGTCTGATTTCGCCTTCTCCGGATCGTGTATTGTTTGCGGAATCGATTTGGTGGGAGGGCTTGTATCTATCCATAACTACTATATCTATCTACGCGGCCGCGGCTGGTGCTCTGGACCTGATCCAACACGAGAACGCCTTCGTTTCCGTTTCGCTTTGGACAAAGATGGAGTCGTGTTCTTCTTTGAGTTGCTGTTAGGGCTACTCTGCTCTCTCCAGCCTCTAGAACAGAGTCTTGATGCCATACTCTACTACATGTCCGTGCTTCTCTAAATTGGACTGCAGTTACCCACCTCTAAACAAGTCCGTCCGAAGCTGTGTGTGATTTACAATGGACATAAATATTCACTATTTTATGAAAAAAAAAGATTACCGTGGACGGCGGACCCTTCTGCCAAACTTGTAAAGCTTCACTATCTCCCAATCATTTGTATAGAAGTTGTTTTGTGCTATCTCATTTCTTCAGTTTTCTTCTTACAGTTAACGATTGAGAAATAGTTATTTCTCACTCGCCCTTTAACCATTGAAGGGAGCACCAACAGGGCTGGTCAGTTCATTCCATACAGATTTCTTTTTACTGCTTAGAAATGTAGCTTCGACCAGAAAGTAAGATAGCCCCGAATAAGTAAGATACACAAAACATATATGGCACCGATTCAACAACCTAAAGCTTGaacgaacatgagtcatatatgAGCACACTAACGAAACCTAGCAGCGTTACTCATAGAAACTACGGTTTTTCTACCTGCTGTCATCGCAGCCACTACATAACTAAGCTGGTCGGTGATCCATGGAGCCTAGGGAAACCTGGAAGAAGTGTGAGCAGTTCACTTCTAACAGAAGGAGCGTCGAATCCCTGCAATGCAACCTCGTCGGGGAGAAGCAGCTAGCTAATAATCTTGGTGTGGGTTCTCCTCAGCTACAGCGCCCCCGCTGGCGAGGGCTTGAAGGGAGACACGTATCTTCCGCCATTGCCGCCGTTGGACGGAGACTCGTCCCAGACCTTCACGATCTCGACGCGTACGACGCTGTGAGGGCCTTCCCTGGGACATACGCCGCCGCTGCCATTCCAACCACCGCACTTGATCCGGAGCTCGTGGGGGATGTCGCAAGGGTTCTCCAGCCGGACGACCAGGCGGAGCCTGGAGAGCTCAGGCGCGGCGAAGCAGGCGGGGTCAATCTCGACGACGAGCCCGATGCTGGAGCAGTTGGAGCTGATGTCTTTCTCCGTCCACCCCTCCCTCGGGTAGTTGTGCAGGTTGATGTGGACGAGGTAGTCCAGCCGGGAGCCCGGGACGGGTCGCAGTTCTTCTGCTGCCGCCGGCTGCCCGTCCGGCACGACCTGCGGAGAGGGCTTGAACGGAGACACGTATCCCCCGTTGCCGTCGTTGGACCGAGACAGGTCCCAGACCTTGACGATCTCGACTGGCATGATGGTGCGAGCGACTTCCCTGGGACAGACTTGGCCGCTGCCATACCACCCAACGTATTGGATCCGGAGCTCGCGGGCGATTTCGCGAGGGTGCTTCAACTGGACGACGAGCCCGAGCGGGGAGAGGTCCGGCGCGGTGAAGCAGGCGGGGTCGATCTCGACCACGTGGCCGATGCTTGAGCAGTTGGAGTGGATGTCTTTCTCCGTGCGCTCCTCCTTGGGGTAGTTGTGCAGGTTGATGTGGACGAGGTAGTCCAGCCGGGACTGGATGCAGCTCTTCGGGTCAGGGCCGATTTGTACGGAGTAGCCGTCGAGCTCGAACGGCTGtttggccatggccgccacgCGGTCCTCCGGCAAGGCGAAGCGCAGGCACATGTCGGCCATCATTGGGGAGACGGCGAAGAGCTCGAACTGCAGGTCCGGCGCCGTGGCGTGGATGGCGGAGCGGACGAGGGCCTTCGTGTCCGCGTCCTCGAGACCAGCGGCCTCGGGGTCGGGGGCGATGAACGCGTAGCCGATGCGCCTGGCCTCGAGGTCCATCTCGGGTGTCATCTGCACGTACACCGTGGACCCGCGGCGCGGGCGGCCAGAGCTGACCTCCGGGGGGTCCGGAGCCCAGTGGCGGAGCGCAGACGCCGGGACGGGGTAGTCGAGGGACTTGGACGCGCAGACGTAGGCCGGGCGGCCCTCGGGCGCCTCCAGCCGAGaggcggcggtggggcggcgggagCGGGAGCGGGAGCGGCGGCGCGGCATCTTCCTTGCAGTTGCCCTTCACTCTCAACACCGACGGCAGCGCACAAGCGGAAGACAGGAGTGGAGGAAGCCGGGTAGGGAGTCCGGTGGAGGACCAAGGAAGAGGAATGGCGTGCGGGTGGTGGCCGGCTTTAGAGCTCCAACAGCCGCCGCGCTTTGCGCGCTAAAAGTCATGATACAACGCCCGGATGAGCCAGGTTTTGTTTTGCGCGCGGCGGCGCGTTGGCTCCGGCGGCCGCCGCAAAATAAAGCGCGCCCGAACCGCTCCAGCAAGCGTGTTATATTTTGTACATAGTTCAAGTCTTCTCCTACAATACATAGTCATAGTACATAGTTCTACGATATAATTAAAATAAGCGTACATAGTTTTAGCCTTCTCTTACAATACATAGTCTCACATAGAACTACTACTCGTCATTCTCCGACTCGGACTCTgtctcggtgatgtcctcctcagACGTTTGAACATAGGCGTCAAGGAACCGATCGTCGCGGGAGTCCCAGGATAGCTTTCATCTCCTAGCGCCATGTTGTATTTAGCGACCGCCTTCCGCGTtagcttgtcctcgcgataggtgGCTCGCTCCTTCCTCTTCTCCTTcctctccgccctcctctcgGCGAAGAACTGCTcctcattgatgatatcttgcgGGAAGCGTTGcctccacagcgccatggcttcctcgtccatctcggccaGGCTGAGACGGCGCTCCCGCCTCCGGTTTTTGCgccgatcctcgtcggtgataagccgcgggAAAGAAGCCAACTCCTGTGCCCGCTCTGGCGTCGCCACTTCGGTGAAGTTCACGTCCCAACGGGACcgccggaggcgccacgccgcagcgtcgtacgcgcgggcacCGTCCTGGGCGGTGTCAAAGGttccgaggccgaggcgcatgcCGCCGCCCAACCGGATCGAGGCGGAGTAGGTGCCGGACGAACGcacgcggacgccgcggtagcccgaacctccccggcggcgaggcggcatggtggcgcggtggTGTCGTGTCGGCGGCGAGTATAGAAAGCGCtagagcgagcgagagagagcgGCAGAGGCGCTGCAATTTATAGGCGCGCCAGACGTGGTGCGCCAAATCTAGCGCGCGAGCTGCCGCCTTTTCCCGCGCGCGTTAGTTTCCCCCCACCGCTGGAGGGCGCGAAAACGTCCCGCGCGTGCTAAAAGCTCAGTTTACTGCACGCGCGCCTTTtggcgcggctgttggagatgctctgcAGAGCCCAGCATTCACTCCAGCTAGACGGTGGGTGGTGGCGCAGTAAAGGAGAGATCGGACTGGATCACTGGAGCGGCGTGCGGGTTGAGTTCGAGGCCACTTTGCCATCAACGGAGCGAGTGGTAGTAATGGCGGAACTGCCATGAGCGCTGGTTTGGCTCAACTGCGCATTGGGCCTTGGGGGCATTGAAGGGGTAGCGTCAGGGCATGGGCAACCAAAGCATCTCGTAGGCGTTGAGCGCTGGTGCGACGGTGTGATGGAGGACAAAGGGCGGGATGCCGCTGGATTTCGCCGCGCAGCTCCCACGCAGCCGTTTCTGTGTTTGACCGAATTCTTGGAACGTCATGTATAAGTGTGAGTGTGCTACGGATTTGATAAACAATACCTCCTCTTGTACTCCCGGCTGGAGTTCatcttgtactccctctgtccgcATGTACAGGGTCTAATACATTTTTTAAGCCAGCCTTTGATTAATGATAAAATTATTAGTACATGAGTTTTTCTCCTTTAGCGAAAGGTAGCCGCCGCCACAGGAGAGCCGCAACTTCCCGCGCAGTCTTCCGGCGGCTCTCCTCCGCCGGCGACCTTTTGGTCGTCGGTGGTGAGGGAGTCGCCGGATCCCGTGCGCGTGGAtcgttttagttttaggttttaGGACCCAAGAAGCTTAGGGTTTTGGATCGTTCGATGCTTTGGCTTCGGCGGTGGCGACGGGGATGCTGAATAAAGAAGCTCCAGATTCTTCTCCGGCGAGGCAATCGTCTCTATTATCGGTGAAGGATCTGGGAACCAGTCTGTTCAAGCAGAGATGTCGTGGCGGCGGCATCCTTGTGATGGACATGCGTCCTCAGGCTCCGCCGGTGCGACGACGTCTGCTCCAACGTCGGCGGGGAAGTTGCGAGGTAGTCGAGGAGCGGATGCAGACTGTGGTCTGCATCGACGACATCTAGAAGACGGAACGTGCACCGGGCTCGTGGTTCGTGGATGGCAGGTACGGTTTCCTCCTCCGATGTCTTAGTCATGTGGgggtgccagatctggagtttgatggcgtgtccggggtgttgccCCGGTCTAATTCGTTCAACGGTAATGGTTTCGTCTTTGGCGAGCCACCTTGAAAGTCCGtaaagctgcatatcagcgatggagccgcgtcgagctcgggtgaGAAGGTGATCCGTCATTTTTTCTTTCGGTGGCTACTATGATGGTGCAGGAGGCAGGTGACGGGCGTTGGTGTCAAGCTTAGAGACGTTCTGCTGTCTTTTCAGTTTTATCATGTCGGTCTTTATGTTACTTGTATTTAATATTTATGATGTAAATGAGACACATATTATCATGCAAAAAAGTTATTaatacatgagatgtataatatAAAATTTGTATATTATTAGAAACTCCTTTTCATGTATGAATTTGATGGTGCTTTGTGTAATATACATGTCGTATATTATTATGCATACCCGTGGACAAAGATAACCCTGAAAAACGTATGAAGGGAGTACTTCTCTTTTTTGTTGCAATGACCAGAATTATGTGGGAAAAGAACGGATTCAATTGAAGCAATTGCTCCAAGATAATTGTCGCTTTTTTCCTTAAATTTGTTCTCTGTCACCTAAGAGCAAGTATAATAGTGGGCCTATAACCAGCGCCCAGCTCTtgtaaatgggccggcccaaaacCAATCTGCTGCTCATGATCCGAAGCCCATAGAAGCCCACTAGCGGCCAGATTGGCAAATTGGCCTCCGCTCTAGTCTCGTGAAGTTGCGTTCTCCGTTCCGTGATTGGCGTGAGATTAAGGTCTTGCCGCCGCCGTCCTATGCCTTTGCCGCCGTTGGCGCTGTCTGCCTCTGATCTCCTTCCTCCGCTGCTCATGATCTGATTCATACCGCGAGTCCGCGACGAAGCCTACTTAACTCCTCCAGCCAACGAACAGGCCAAGGTTAACACATCAGACTCTATATTAACCTCTCAATTCTTATCTTGCATCAGTTTTATACATCAGATTTTAGTTGGTTTTGTTGTGTGATTTGAGATGCTATGAAGAATTTATGTCTTGCACATGTCTTACAAATATGGTGATGCAAATTATCTTGTCCGAGTTCCTATTTGTGATGCACAATTTTCCGATGCCGAACTAATACAATATAGCTAATATTATCAAAATTATTAATATTTTTATCTTGTTGACGTGTAGAGGCCAAATTTAGAAAAAATACAATTGTAATAATGTTTGTGTATCGTCGAAGGGGAACCTTGTTCTACTCCCTCCGGTCCAAAATAGAAGGTGTATTAGTTTTTTTTAAATGTCAAACTTCTCTAACTTTGCTCGGTTCGTGCATATTCTGGTGCTAAACTTAACTCCTTTTATACTTTTTTTAGAACATTTGGCATGCAGGAAAATTGTATTTTTGGCCACACACGATTTCGACTTGCTTGCATATTGCAATCTTTTCATATAATTATTGGCCTTCTTCGTTTTTGCGGAGGTATATAATTATTCGCCTTCATTGTTTTTACAGGGAAATATAATCATTGGTCAGGATCAGTCAAATTGTCAAAGATTATACATTAGCATCTGATCTGTTTTAGCAGATTGCACTTCAATTTTTCGAAAGACCAGCTAGGTAAGTTGTTCATCGTGTTGTGTTCAAAATTTCAATATTTATTTGGACAATCACATTACTGCATACTCATTAGTGCTAATCTTAGACAACTTCTAATTGGAGGACATGATTTTTTAGGATAAACATTTTAGGAACTTAGGTACAAGGATAAAGGTGGTAAATGGTCCACATAATTTTTATTAGTATTCATCATTTTTATACTTTTTATTAGGCACATATATTcaatcatactccctccgtccgaaaatacttgtcatcaaaatggataaaaaaagatgtatctagaactaaaatacatctagatacatccccttttatccattttgatgacaagtatttccgggcGGAGGGAGTATTTTGAAGAAAATACCCCACAGCAATGCACAGGGTATGATATAGTTTAAAAATAGTTGCAGCATAAAAACATTAATGTTAGATAAGTTAATACCCTAACATTTTTTGCATCTTATATCGTTCTAGCAGTTATGCTCAATCTCATAATCAATGCTGACTGATGTATGTATGAAAGCCAACAGGCACACGTATGTACCAACATGTCGATATTGTGTTGTATACGGAGGGCGCTCAGGATGGCCGTGCAAACCTGATCAACGAGCCCTGCGTGCAGACTGCTGAGCTCAAGAACAGGAACACGCCAATACAGATTCCAAGCCGATATAACAAACACTTCTGCACTGGTTACCTAGTGTGAAGGTGGGTAATCCACATGCTCATGTTTCATATGTAGAAAAATATCTTCCATAAAAGATCAGAACATTGCATTTCAGTTGTTCCATAACACATGTGACCCACAATCATAAATCTAAGTCAGCAATCAAAAATAAACATAACAATACGCAAAATAACTCAACAGGAGATTTAATTCCACAAATTGCTGATAGTAGTATGCAGCAATCAGGTTAACATTCTACGAGTCACAAGACAAGACCTTACAACAAACATAACAAGCGGGTATTCCTGCATGGTTTTAGGTAACTCAACCCGAATATATCTGCTCCAAGGAGCGAGAAGAAATTAAATAGCTTGTGCAAGGGCATCGATAAACAATGAGTCCTCTTTACAATAAGAGGCAATGCTTCAGTCACCCCTTCACTTGAATTTTGCAGCACGATATATAATTCTATTTCAGCTCCATTTCTCAGTGCAGCAGGAAAACGGAGAAACTGGTGCACCAAGGGACTACAAGCAGCAGGAAAATTCATAAACTAGTGCACCCAGGGACTTGAAGGCAGCGTCTACATCAACTCACTAAGAGAAAAAATGGAAACCATCCAATGTATAGGGCAGAAGAAACATCAGAAGCCTAGTCCTTCCACCTTGCCTTGTCGATGTTGGGGCGGTCACGCGGAGGAGAAGCCCAGTGTGGATCATCACGTCTCTTAGGCAGCCATGGCTCGCGTGATGGAGCCACTTTGTCGATGTTGACGCGGTCGCTTGGAGAAGCCCAGCGAGAGTCATCAACTCTCGTAGGCCGCCATGGCTCACGTGATGGAGTCACCTTGTTGGTGTTGACGCGGTCACTTGGAGAAGCCCAGCGAGGGTCATCACGTCCCATAGGCTGACACAGCTGGCTCGGTGGAGTCTCCTTGTCGATGTTGACGCGGTCGCTTGGAGAAGCCCGGTGAGGGCCATCACCTCTCATAGACTGCCACGGCTGGCATGGTGGAGTGAGGCCAGGGCCATCAGCACGCCACCGTGTCAAGTTGGACGGAGGGGGAGGTGGGGGAGGCGGGGGAGTTGGGGCAACATCTGGACGGCGCTGTCTTAAACGGGGGCGCTCACTTATCTGGGACAGAGGAACCATTAGCCGGTTCGGATGCGCCTTTATGTCAATCTGACCAAATCCCCTGAGCACCCTGTGGAAAACAGAGCCATCACCTCCATCTGCAAAGTCTGTGCCATGGGAATTACAGAATGGATGGTACTGGTACAGCAGGTCTGAACCTGCGTCCCCATTGCCTATCAGCACTACTCGGTGGGGCTGAGGTTTTTTCACCCAATCCTTCTTTTCGCAATCATACTTTGGAAACCAGGCATATATCTCGTCTGCCTGAAGCTCATCGAACTCTTCTCCCGCAAACACCGTCGCCAAAACAGCTCTTCCCGATTCGACACGCTTCCAGACCTCCTTAGCACTCAGCTCAAAAGAAAACTTATAATCATCAATC
This sequence is a window from Aegilops tauschii subsp. strangulata cultivar AL8/78 chromosome 7, Aet v6.0, whole genome shotgun sequence. Protein-coding genes within it:
- the LOC120969829 gene encoding uncharacterized protein is translated as MEDVDGVATQERVKKINASEWSWRKRLYKQCNIAPDVMDQEDRDICEFCAVISAAIMELKRATANVTPGAECCYKLDMESLIRTYLELNGMDPLAEKEVVEAMEKHILTNGNDIYGRHDGVCWCFKNVGVKATLNGNKLPFKLGIDDYKFSFELSAKEVWKRVESGRAVLATVFAGEEFDELQADEIYAWFPKYDCEKKDWVKKPQPHRVVLIGNGDAGSDLLYQYHPFCNSHGTDFADGGDGSVFHRVLRGFGQIDIKAHPNRLMVPLSQISERPRLRQRRPDVAPTPPPPPPPPPSNLTRWRADGPGLTPPCQPWQSMRGDGPHRASPSDRVNIDKETPPSQLCQPMGRDDPRWASPSDRVNTNKVTPSREPWRPTRVDDSRWASPSDRVNIDKVAPSREPWLPKRRDDPHWASPPRDRPNIDKARWKD
- the LOC141026938 gene encoding uncharacterized protein; this translates as MRLGLGTFDTAQDGARAYDAAAWRLRRSRWDVNFTEVATPERAQELASFPRLITDEDRRKNRRRERRLSLAEMDEEAMALWRQRFPQDIINEEQFFAERRAERKEKRKERATYREDKLTRKAVAKYNMALGDESYPGTPATIGSLTPMFKRLRRTSPRQSPSRRMTSSSSM